One window of the Daphnia pulex isolate KAP4 chromosome 8, ASM2113471v1 genome contains the following:
- the LOC124201220 gene encoding glycine-rich cell wall structural protein 2-like, with protein MSRAVEDKATMLFYCFLAVGFAAVVQAGLPEAGGFRYAVNDFNGNEQSHQQNRGPGNAVNGQYKVLLPDGRLQTVTYIADEGGYRAKVDYTPAAPGEATTAGKGLPLPATSRFSSVIGNGYVSGVGGGFGASAFGAAPYGAGAIAAGALGAAGSYGSGFGFGGASYGGMFNQFSGGYGAAGFSGGAGYGGSAGYGGGAGYGGVAGYGGGTGYGGVAGYGGAAGYNTGSYGGFGGGNNYGAGVSGGYGYSSPIFGALGYNPIGHSSASPAGYSYGYSTPFSQVYSYSNILG; from the exons ATGTCCAGAGCAGTTGAGGATAAAGCCACCATGTTATTCTAT tgtTTCCTCGCTGTTGGATTTGCGGCCGTGGTTCAG gctggATTACCCGAAGCTGGTGGATTTCGGTACGCCGTGAACGATTTCAACGGAAATGAGCAATCTCACCAGCAAAATCGCGGACCAGGCAACGCCGTTAACGGCCAGTACAAGGTCCTTTTACCAGATGGACGTTTACAGACGGTTACCTACATTGCAGACGAAGGTGGTTACCGGGCTAAAGTAGACTACACTCCCGCTGCTCCCGGAGAG GCCACGACTGCTGGCAAAGGATTACCTTTACCAGCCACTTCTCGATTTTCTAGCGTGATTGGCAATGGATACGTATCCGGTGTAGGAGGAGGATTTGGGGCAAGCGCTTTCGGTGCCGCGCCTTACGGAGCTGGAGCCATCGCAGCAG gtgCTTTGGGGGCTGCTGGATCGTACGGATCTGGATTTGGCTTCGGTGGCGCCAGCTACGGCGGGATGTTCAACCAATTCTCTGGCGGATATGGAGCTGCTGGATTTAGTGGAGGAGCTGGATATGGCGGAAGTGCTGGATATGGCGGAGGGGCTGGATATGGCGGGGTCGCTGGATATGGCGGAGGGACTGGATATGGTGGGGTCGCTGGATACGGCGGGGCTGCTGGATACAATACAGGAAGTTACGGAGGATTTGGAGGCGGCAATAATTACGGAGCCGGAGTATCCGGGGGCTATGG gTATTCATCTCCGATCTTTGGAGCTTTGGGATACAACCCGATTGGACATTCTTCCGCTTCTCCGGCCGGATACTCGTACGGCTATTCAACGCCTTTCTCCCAAGTCTATTCATACAGCAATATCTTGGGCTAG
- the LOC124199256 gene encoding uncharacterized protein LOC124199256, with amino-acid sequence MELSVKGIFLLICMAAYTRGDELSVESPAVSKSAPLLAPVRPQPLLPPAAAAASADYGFRYAVNDFKGNEHSHQQRRVGNSVTGQYKVLLPDGRLQTVTYIADENGYRAKVDYTPGRPGEATTAGLGVPPPPQQGSLRPGPFNVVPFAAQKNADAEMAAVEETQGQSPLLRRDDAVTKEDILDVEQVDLPSAGDDASDADEDERPTVKRGTRRLGSMAAPIRLAYPTYSSRAGRVRFNTDYTRGPRVVGPILSYRSPYTLARFAY; translated from the exons ATGGAACTCTCCGTCAAG GGCATTTTTCTGCTGATTTGCATGGCCGCCTATACTCGGGGTGATGAACTCTCAGTCGAATCACCGGCAGTATCTAAATCGGCGCCACTTTTAGCTCCTGTCCGTCCCCAG CCTCTTCTCCCacctgctgctgcggctgctaGCGCCGACTATGGATTCCGTTACGCGGTCAACGACTTTAAAGGCAACGAGCATTCGCACCAGCAGAGACGCGTCGGCAATTCAGTCACCGGCCAATACAAAGTCTTGTTGCCCGACGGCCGATTGCAGACGGTTACGTACATCGCCGACGAGAACGGCTACCGGGCCAAAGTGGATTACACTCCTGGCCGTCCGGGAGAGGCTACCACAGCTGGCCTTGGCGTCCCGCCACCTCCGCAGCAAGGGTCATTAAGACCCGGGCCCTTCAACGTTGTCCCGTTTGCCGCCCAGAAAAATGCTGATGCCGAAATGGCCGCTGTTGAAGAGACGCAAGGACAGAGTCCGCTTCTGCGGCGAGATGACGCCGTTACCAAGGAGGATATCCTTGATGTTGAACAAGTTGATCTGCCATCAGCCGGCGATGATGCAAGTGACGCGGATGAAGATGAACGTCCGACTGTCAAAAGAGGCACCAGGAGACTCGGGTCCATGGCAGCACCAATCAGGCTGGCCTATCCAACTTACAGCAGCCGAGCTGGCCGCGTTCGATTCAACACGGATTACACCAGAGGACCTCGGGTGGTCGGACCCATTCTCAGTTATAGGTCACCCTACACCCTAGCCCGTTTCGCCTATTAG
- the LOC124199700 gene encoding keratin-associated protein 19-2-like isoform X2 — protein MALVKVLCLFAIIQFSAAQLLGGFGGYGGYGGYGGLGLGGLGYGGYGGYGGYGGHGGYGGYGGYGGYGISPYGYGTSYYGASPYGFNSALYGGYGGYGGYGGYGGGYGGYGYGSSYGYGRGLYGGYSPLAGLY, from the exons atggctCTCGTCAAG GTTCTGTGTCTGTTCGCTATCATCCAATTTTCCGCCGCCCAATTGCTTGGTGGTTTTGGAGGTTATGGTGGATACGGCGGGTATGGCGGTCTAGGATTGGGTGGACTCGG ATATGGAGGCTATGGAGGCTATGGAGGCTATGGAGGACATGGAGGATATGGAGGATATGGAGGATATGGAGGCTATGGAATCAGTCCTTACG GTTACGGAACTAGCTATTATGGTGCGAGCCCGTATGGTTTTAATTCCGCTCTGTACGGAGGATACGGCGGCTATGGTGGTTACGGGGGTTACGGCGGTGGTTACGGTGGTTACG gttacGGCAGCAGCTACGGCTATGGTCGCGGCTTGTACGGTGGCTATTCCCCTCTCGCCGGCCTTTATTAA
- the LOC124199700 gene encoding keratin-associated protein 19-2-like isoform X1: protein MALVKVLCLFAIIQFSAAQLLGGFGGYGGYGGYGGLGLGGLGYGGYGGYGGYGGHGGYGGYGGYGGYGISPYGYGTSYYGASPYGFNSALYGGYGGYGGYGGYGGGYGGYGGYGYGSSYGYGRGLYGGYSPLAGLY, encoded by the exons atggctCTCGTCAAG GTTCTGTGTCTGTTCGCTATCATCCAATTTTCCGCCGCCCAATTGCTTGGTGGTTTTGGAGGTTATGGTGGATACGGCGGGTATGGCGGTCTAGGATTGGGTGGACTCGG ATATGGAGGCTATGGAGGCTATGGAGGCTATGGAGGACATGGAGGATATGGAGGATATGGAGGATATGGAGGCTATGGAATCAGTCCTTACG GTTACGGAACTAGCTATTATGGTGCGAGCCCGTATGGTTTTAATTCCGCTCTGTACGGAGGATACGGCGGCTATGGTGGTTACGGGGGTTACGGCGGTGGTTACGGTGGTTACGGCGGTTACGg ttacGGCAGCAGCTACGGCTATGGTCGCGGCTTGTACGGTGGCTATTCCCCTCTCGCCGGCCTTTATTAA